One part of the Phoenix dactylifera cultivar Barhee BC4 chromosome 4, palm_55x_up_171113_PBpolish2nd_filt_p, whole genome shotgun sequence genome encodes these proteins:
- the LOC103715585 gene encoding major strawberry allergen Fra a 1-E-like yields MKTMRGQVLLHIPAKKAWEIFRNNGILSKLNPNMLASAEYLQGDGSPGSLRLFKLGPALHGYVKESKQKIEKVESGKSVAYQVVGGELTGMYDPYHVSFTFLPAPGREDEQCIAEWKAKFKPLSPATPPPEKAKDAALEFLKSFERTELLSA; encoded by the exons ATGAAGACCATGAGAGGGCAGGTTCTCCTCCATATTCCAGCAAAGAAGGCATGGGAAATTTTTAGAAATAACGGGATCCTAAGCAAGTTAAATCCAAACATGCTTGCTAGTGCTGAATACCTTCAAGGAGATGGCAGCCCTGGGAGCTTAAGGCTCTTTAAATTGGGACCTG CACTGCATGGTTACGTAAAGGAATCTAAACAGAAGATAGAGAAGGTGGAGTCAGGCAAGTCAGTAGCATATCAGGTTGTTGGGGGTGAGCTGACGGGCATGTATGATCCCTACCATGTCTCCTTCACGTTCCTTCCTGCTCCTGGGAGGGAGGATGAGCAGTGCATTGCAGAATGGAAGGCCAAGTTTAAACCGCTTTCTCCGGCCACACCACCACCTGAGAAGGCCAAAGATGCTGCTCTTGAATTTCTAAAATCATTCGAAAGAACTGAGCTTCTAAGTGCGTAG